gaaataaatgTTTTGCTTAAGTATTGTGCAAtaaatattctcttttatttacttGACAAAGCTCAGAAATTCTTTTTACATCTGATAACTTTTGATCCCGGGCATTCACACTTCTGGAATCTACGCTTTGACTATGAGGATTACATCCCGTGTTCATTCCGGCACAAGTATTTAAAGTTTAACTAACTTTCAAACGAaaaataaattaacttatcatttggacaagaaataagataaaaccaaAAAGACTTTGATTTATTCCTTCCATCTTTAAAAGTACATTTACATAAACATTCATTTACTTAAGTAAATAAAGCTGCCAATgcatgtggctaacttgtacaacttatttctacggggttGATCATGTAGTCCCCGATCCTGATAAGACATAGGTCCTTGTTCTAATAGTACCCGGTCTTCATAACATTTTTAGTGCCTTAGTATGTAATAGTTCCCCCAGTATTCGGATGCTAAGTATGAGAATTCGAGTACTGGAGATCTTGCTATCTTGATGACCCTTTCTTTGTAGTATGTTTTACATtgatgcctcattaaaaaccttgtcagaaaaacccaattgggacaaaaacttgacgaagggaaaaagagtacagcacatactttcagAATCAGCAAGGATCTTCAGAAGTATTACCTTTTGagtcacattccaattgcttggcaaTTTAACTACATTTTGATTCCCTAATTGATACGAACCTTTTCCGGTTATAGCTGATATCCAATAAGGTCCTTCCCACATTGGTCCCAGCTTCCCGGTGTTAACCTCTCGACTAATTTGAGTTACCTTTCTCAAAACTAAATCTCTGATTTTGAAATATTGAAGATTTTCTCTGCGCTcataatatctttccattctttgCTTTTGTGCCACCACCCTCATATACGCCAGGTTTTGATGTTCTTCAAGCAAATCCAGTTTAATAAGCAGTGTTTCATTATTTACTTCTTCGTTTGCTTGGGAATACCTTATGGTCAATTCCCTGATATCCATCAGGATCAAAGCTTCCGCACCGTACATAAGTGAAAAGGATGTTTCACCCGTGGccgatttcatcattttttcgaTATGCCCACAGCATACCCGGTAGCTCATCTGCCAATTGCCTTTAGCAtcttctaacttctttttgagattttgaattatTATCTTATTGGTAGACTCTTCTTTTTCGTTAGCACTTGGATGGTACGGTGAAGATGTAATCTGTTTGATCTTCAAACCCTCCAAAAACTTTGTAACTTTGGAATctataaattgtggcccattgTCACAAGTGAtttcttttggtattccaaactGGCATATGATGTAATCCTATATGAGATCCATCACTTATTATTCTCCGATATTTTTGTAAGAACCTGCTTCAATCCacttagttaaaaccaaaagaaatcttACTTGCCCGGGTCCTTGTGGTAAGGGACcaactatgtccattccccattttataaATGGCCATGGAAGTATTACCAAATGCAAACGTTCCGCCGGTGGATGTACTAACTGTGCATGACGTTGGCATTTATCACACTTTTGTACAAATGTCTTTGCTTCTTGCTCCATCTGGGGCCAATAGTATCCAGCCCTTATAAATGTGAGAACCCATGAGTCTGCACCGGTGTGGTTCCCGCATACTtcttcgtgaacttccctcatcACACCGTCAGTCTCTGATGTCCCTAAACACCGAGCCAATGGCCCTTGAAATACTCTCCTGTACAGTTGACCATCAACAAAACAATAACAAGTTGCTTTAGTTCGTAGTGCCCGGGATGCTTTTCGATCTTCAAGCAATTTTCCATGCCTTAAATAGTCTATAAACTCATTTATCCAATCCCAAATTAGGTTGGTTGAGTTAACTTCACAATATCTGTTCACATTCAATAGCGAATGCAGCAATTGAATGACCGTACCGGAATCAGTTCCTTTTATTTTCGTGGACGGCCCTAAATTGACCAATGCATCTGCCTACACGTTTTCTTCTCTCGGAATGTGTATAATTGACCATTCCCTAAACCAGGAAAGTAATACTTGAAACTCATTCAAGTATTGTTGCATGCACCCCTCCTTGGTGTCAAAAATTCCGTACACCAGGTTCACTACCAGTTGGGAGTCGCACTTTATTTTGATTACCTCGGAACCTAGTAGCCGAGCTAATTCAAGTCCTGCAACCAAAGCCCCGTGCTtgacttcattgttagttaatggcATAGTTCTAATGTCCTGTCTTAGGGTTTCTCCCGAATGAATGATTAATAATATCCCTAgaccggacccttttacgttggaaTCTCCATCCGTAAACAAGGTCCAAACACCTGATACAGTCCCTGATACCAACACAGCTTCTTTAGCAGCTAAAGGCATTAATCCCGGactaaagtcagccacgaagtcggCCAAAATTTGTGACTTGATCGCAGTCCTGGACTTGTAATTAATGTCAAATTCACTAACTTTGACTGCCCATTTAACCAAACGACCCGATACATCAGGCCTATGAAGGACATTCCTCAAGGAAAAAGTTCTCACAACGgctataggatgacattgaaaataaggcatAAGCTTTCGAGAGGCGACCACGAGAGCTAGGGCTAATTTTTTAAGTTGCGGATAACATGTCTCCGCTCCCGATAAaactttactaacataataaatagaaaattgcgtaccttcctcctCTCAGAACAGAACAGAACTTACCGTTACTTCCAAAACCACCAGATATATTAACAGTTGCTCCATTTTGCTCGGTTTTGACAACAAAGGTGGGCTAGACAAATACCTTTTTAGGTCTTCTAATTCTTGCTGGCATTCCGGAGCCCACACAAAATCATTCTTCCTTTTcaaaagtgaaaagaaatgacGGCATTTCTCCGAAGACCTCGAGATAAACCTACTTAGGGCCGCCAGCCTATCGGTCAACTTCTGTACTTCCTTCACACTTGTCAATTGATttgtgatatcctcgatagcttttATTTTATCGGGGTTTACTTTAGTTCCTGTTTGAATGACCAAGAACCGCATGAACTTACCGGAACCAACTCTAAAGACgcattgagcttcatgttgtattttttcaaaatgtcGAATGTTTCTTGGAGATGATTTAAATGATCCCCTTCATTGGAAGACTTaaccaacatgtcatcaatataaacctccattgtcTTACTAATATTTTGTTCAAACATCTTATTAGCAAGCCTCTGGTAAGTGGCTTCGGCATTCATAAGCctgaaaggcatcacattatagcaatatgtgccaaaatttAAGATAAATGAGGTCTTTTATTGATCTTCTGGGTGTATCCTAATTTGATTATACTCGGAATATGCATCTAGAAAACGCATTAATTCATGCATGGCcgtagcatcaatcatttgatcaatgtttggcaacgAGAAAGAGTCCTTAGGATATGCcctatttaaatctttataatatACACATAttctaaatttattattcttttaggtactactactacgttagccaGCCAATCAAGGTAATTTACCTCTCGAATTGAACCTATATTTAGTAACcaggttacctcttctttaacaaaCCTGTTTTCGACCTCTGCTATTGATCGTTTCTTCTGCCTTACTGGAGGGAAGTTAGGATCCAAACTCAACTTGTGGATAGCTGCTTCTAATggaatacctgtcatatctgaatgcgaccatgcaaaacaatcgaaGTTAGCTTTtagaaaatcaataatttttaaccTGAGTTTGGGACTCAACCCTGTTCCTAAGTGAAATTTTCTTTATAAGAACTCCATGAACAAGGCCACTTGATTAAGCTCTTCAGCGGTCGATTTGGTCGCATCTGTTTATTTCGGTACCTGATAAGAATCCGATGACTCCTCTTCTCCATTATCTTCAACTGGGGTGGGAGTGGGAACCGACTCCTGTAGTTGTTATTTgcctatctcttttcctttgctacTAGACAAGGTAACTACATTCATCTCTCTTGCAGCTGGTTGATCTACTTGACTCCCTACGGTGTGGGAAATTTCAGCAATTGATGATGAGTTGAAGGCACAACCTTCATTTCATGTATCCATGTCCTTCCAAGATCACATTGTATCTTATGTCTCCATCTACAACTTCGAAGCTAGTGGTCTTCCTTATGCCTTCGACATGTGTTGGCAGTAATATCTCTCCCCGAGTCATTACAATCGTTaggttgttgtcacgacccaaaacaaacccctgtcgtaatggcgcctatcgtgaaactaggcaagccaactcatttccaaaacaaaccgatattttcattttaaagataatttcaaggttatttaacataaaacctccatttaaagaaaaacagaagtgcggaaaagaaaagcccgacatcgggttgttactagtcatgagcatatactacaatctgtctaacaatatcaagactaactcagcccggaaaatagctaaatacaactagaggaagataagagggtgAAGAGCAagggttgcgatcgccaaacagctaccttgctatctccaaggaaattctgcaaccagaatactcaataaccgctaccgtgtccagctacacctgaatctgcacacaaggtgcagggagtaacgtgagtacgccaactcagtaagtaacaacaataaataaagactgagcattAGTAAcaagcaataaaacatataacgttcatatcagaaaatctcaataaaataccacatgctttttaaaaatcaagatttgaatcaaattatctagtttaaaaccagttccagtaaaaatcatttaaagacatttttccaacagtttttcaaacaaaggctcaatgcaaaagtgagcaaaaatgatgaaatcataaacagcccctcgggcaaaacatcactcataaacagcccctcgggcaaacctcacagtcactcgtgccactcgggcatacctcacaatcactcttgccactcgggcatacctcacaatcactcttgccactcgggcatacctcacaatcactcatgcctcccagtcactcagcactcggcactcgacactcggcactcgcactcagtaggtacctgcgcccactgggggtgtgtacagactccggaggggctccttcagcccaaacactataatctgcacggacaactcacgtgcgataataataaagtatgcagCAGGCggacagccccgatccacactcatcctcacaaatcatgccctcggccttactcagtcataaatatctcaagccactcgggcatttcagtaaaacggggcattcggcccaaaacatttatatgcatcaaaatagagtcataaaactgagttatgcggtaaacaagtataaacataactgagtatagattttcaatcgaaaacaatgagaggatggtaagaaacagcccctaagggtccaaacagcattggcgcaaggcccaaacatggcattcagcccaatttacataaattctttctaaaacatataagtatcaaatggtt
The nucleotide sequence above comes from Nicotiana tabacum cultivar K326 chromosome 12, ASM71507v2, whole genome shotgun sequence. Encoded proteins:
- the LOC142167194 gene encoding uncharacterized protein LOC142167194; this encodes MIRIEDDQLSSSVSSKGRNRDRNQERFKSDVDTDQRSSRGFFQPYKRDDERGNKGFQSSDRFSSYRRMDHDMTGIPLEAAIHKLSLDPNFPPVRQKKRSIAEVENRLMNAEATYQRLANKMFEQNISKTMEVYIDDMLVKSSNEGDHLNHLQETFDILKKYNMKLNASLELVPPTFVVKTEQNGATVNISGGFGSNGKFCSVLRGGRYCEVNSTNLIWDWINEFIDYLRHGKLLEDRKASRALRTKATCYCFVDGQLYRRVFQGPLARCLGTSETDGVMREVHEEVCGNHTGADSWVLTFIRAGYYWPQMEQEAKTFVQKCDKCQRHAQLVHPPAERLHLVILPWPFIKWGMDIVGPLPQGPGQFGIPKEITCDNGPQFIDSKVTKFLEGLKIKQITSSPYHPSANEKEESTNKIIIQNLKKKLEDAKGNWQMSYRVCCGHIEKMMKSATGETSFSLMYGAEALILMDIRELTIRYSQANEEVNNETLLIKLDLLEEHQNLAYMRVVAQKQRMERYYERRENLQYFKIRDLVLRKVTQISREVNTGKLGPMWEGPYWISAITGKGSYQLGNQNVVKLPSNWNVTQKVFNEASM